In Virgibacillus sp. NKC19-16, a single genomic region encodes these proteins:
- a CDS encoding YhcN/YlaJ family sporulation lipoprotein, with product MYKKILFPLLALTMLLVACTNTDTNDDTQNSNENSTSQPIHYETEEEQKNRLNTRDQTIGEQGGYPQSDQDGVNSSNYSGGYSDEYTNEETEKLSRQLKDRKDIVQAQVASTDDRVIAAVILKEKYIDHDIKGSIESEVSEAMPDKEVIVYTDEAYFDQMKDMDARRGSDNKNYNIEDYIKDFFERND from the coding sequence ATGTATAAAAAAATCTTATTTCCTTTACTGGCACTTACTATGTTATTGGTTGCTTGTACCAATACAGACACGAATGACGATACTCAAAATTCAAATGAAAATTCCACCTCACAGCCCATTCATTATGAAACAGAAGAGGAACAAAAAAACAGGTTAAATACAAGGGATCAAACAATTGGGGAACAAGGCGGATATCCGCAAAGTGATCAGGATGGGGTTAACTCCTCCAATTATAGTGGCGGCTATTCTGATGAATATACAAACGAAGAAACAGAAAAGCTTTCCAGGCAACTAAAAGACAGAAAAGATATTGTACAAGCCCAAGTTGCATCTACAGATGACCGGGTAATAGCAGCAGTTATCTTAAAAGAAAAGTATATTGATCATGATATAAAGGGTTCGATTGAATCAGAGGTAAGTGAAGCAATGCCCGATAAAGAAGTAATTGTATATACGGATGAAGCTTACTTTGATCAAATGAAAGATATGGATGCCAGGAGGGGTTCAGACAATAAAAATTATAATATAGAGGATTATATTAAAGATTTTTTCGAAAGGAATGATTAA
- the nadE gene encoding NAD(+) synthase, with protein sequence MEKYVDDIVQWLQQQVKNAGVKGLLVGVSGGLDSAVVAHLIKRAFPDDSLGVMLPIQTKPSDMKDAQNVIKSCGIEAITVDLSQTHEDMYGQITERLNEKDEFNVDNDQLAGANLRARLRMSTLYALATNYNYLVVGTDNASEHYTGYFTKYGDGAADIMPLVEFTKQEVRELAAYLGVAGKLVSKEPSADLWEGQTDEDEMGTTYDKIDAYLKGEEIPEKDKEIIERMHANTAHKRDPLPQFKKLAN encoded by the coding sequence ATGGAAAAATATGTAGATGATATCGTGCAATGGTTACAACAGCAAGTGAAAAATGCAGGTGTGAAAGGATTACTGGTAGGCGTAAGTGGAGGTCTTGATTCTGCAGTAGTTGCTCATTTAATTAAAAGGGCGTTTCCTGATGATTCATTAGGTGTAATGTTGCCAATTCAAACAAAACCATCCGACATGAAGGACGCCCAAAACGTTATTAAAAGCTGCGGTATAGAAGCTATTACTGTCGATTTGTCCCAAACCCATGAGGATATGTACGGACAAATAACAGAACGATTAAATGAAAAGGACGAATTTAATGTAGATAATGATCAGCTAGCAGGCGCTAATCTTCGTGCAAGATTACGTATGAGTACATTATACGCATTAGCCACAAATTATAATTATTTAGTCGTAGGGACAGATAATGCTTCTGAACACTATACAGGCTATTTCACAAAATATGGAGACGGGGCGGCTGATATTATGCCACTTGTTGAATTTACGAAACAAGAGGTACGCGAATTGGCAGCATATCTTGGTGTCGCGGGAAAATTAGTTAGTAAGGAACCAAGTGCTGATTTATGGGAAGGCCAGACAGATGAAGACGAGATGGGAACAACCTATGACAAAATTGATGCCTATTTAAAAGGGGAGGAAATTCCTGAAAAAGATAAAGAAATCATCGAACGTATGCATGCGAATACAGCACATAAACGAGACCCATTACCTCAATTTAAAAAGTTAGCTAATTAA
- a CDS encoding aminoglycoside phosphotransferase family protein, whose product MNSFKQGDEFKYRLSSFLSQEGKLLPLDRISFINSSVILIQTVEKEKFVLKRHQKKENVNLQWDFFDELDESNAVPFKRYPNGRKIISRNNYYWTITPFIQGEKLNYNLEADRLNAVKVLKEFHHKAKNIHISSATPEDYLFSRWYQRLLLFKKTASIFKECGFENLYKDIVQTTVIQLRLITEFPWESYELAAKKKGEWIHGDVASHNFLRSNQTHVIDFDLLKCTTQLYDYIQLGQRFLPYINWNLDKLLAYQMVQEKDVKAWVYAICIPSDVMREWLHYLYRKPTSGRHRYLSVMEEKWIKRSNFVKNSKLMLKSI is encoded by the coding sequence ATGAATAGTTTTAAACAAGGAGACGAATTTAAATATCGTCTCTCTTCTTTTTTATCCCAAGAAGGTAAATTATTACCCCTTGATAGAATTTCTTTCATTAATTCTTCTGTTATTTTGATTCAAACTGTTGAGAAAGAAAAATTCGTATTAAAAAGGCATCAAAAGAAAGAAAATGTTAATCTGCAATGGGATTTCTTTGATGAACTTGATGAATCGAATGCGGTTCCTTTTAAAAGATATCCAAATGGGCGTAAAATAATAAGCAGGAATAATTATTACTGGACAATAACACCTTTTATTCAAGGGGAAAAATTAAATTATAATCTGGAAGCAGACAGACTGAATGCTGTCAAAGTATTAAAGGAATTTCACCATAAAGCGAAAAATATTCATATTTCTAGTGCTACACCAGAAGATTATTTATTCAGCCGGTGGTATCAACGACTTTTATTATTTAAAAAAACTGCCTCTATTTTTAAAGAATGTGGTTTTGAAAATTTATATAAGGATATAGTACAAACAACAGTAATTCAATTACGTCTGATAACAGAGTTTCCTTGGGAAAGTTATGAATTGGCTGCTAAAAAGAAAGGTGAGTGGATACATGGGGATGTTGCTTCACATAATTTTCTGCGAAGTAACCAAACTCATGTTATTGATTTTGATTTATTGAAGTGTACGACACAGCTGTATGATTATATTCAATTAGGTCAACGGTTTCTGCCTTATATAAACTGGAATCTTGATAAGCTGCTTGCATATCAAATGGTACAAGAAAAGGACGTTAAAGCTTGGGTTTATGCAATATGTATTCCAAGTGATGTCATGAGGGAATGGCTCCATTATTTGTATCGGAAACCAACATCAGGTAGACATCGCTATTTATCAGTTATGGAAGAAAAATGGATCAAACGAAGTAATTTTGTAAAGAATAGTAAATTAATGCTAAAATCGATATAA
- the safA gene encoding SafA/ExsA family spore coat assembly protein, whose translation MKIHIVQKGDTLWEISKSYGVDFEQVKELNSQLSSPDMIMPGMKIKIPSSSKMVKKEDMSVKETHKAEQPYKDISPKPMPVIKEDDKEKPKAVKPQMPVQPLPKMPIQKEKEMPIEPLPKMPIHKEKQTPIKKDKTMPMLEQDHYTTVNFPKIQQQYTEKKEKKPEKDYKHIKPQPLPEPQMQQVPMVPMCCHVVHPCYPPVPFPAMGAMPEGFGPPQPMLQPDFHPQMAGDMMQPNQDCGCRQNAPFMQPQPMPQFGNEYQSQPMPEYYQHLKPQYGTEFKHEPEFKTHQMPSSNMYPPYFGNAGSMKNHPYPDPPAYPDFSSSHRDKEDEDKDE comes from the coding sequence TTGAAAATACACATTGTCCAAAAAGGAGATACATTGTGGGAAATATCCAAGAGTTATGGCGTAGACTTTGAACAGGTTAAAGAACTCAATTCACAATTATCCAGTCCGGATATGATCATGCCAGGCATGAAAATAAAAATACCTAGTTCATCAAAGATGGTGAAAAAGGAGGATATGTCAGTTAAAGAGACGCATAAAGCGGAGCAACCATATAAAGATATTTCACCAAAGCCAATGCCGGTTATAAAAGAAGACGATAAAGAAAAACCAAAAGCAGTGAAACCACAAATGCCAGTGCAACCATTGCCAAAAATGCCGATACAGAAAGAGAAAGAAATGCCGATAGAGCCATTGCCAAAAATGCCAATACACAAAGAAAAACAAACGCCGATTAAGAAAGATAAAACAATGCCGATGTTAGAGCAGGACCATTATACAACTGTAAATTTTCCCAAAATACAACAACAATACACGGAAAAGAAAGAAAAAAAGCCCGAAAAAGATTATAAGCATATAAAACCACAGCCGCTACCTGAGCCACAAATGCAGCAGGTGCCGATGGTTCCAATGTGCTGTCATGTTGTGCATCCTTGTTATCCACCGGTACCATTTCCTGCAATGGGTGCCATGCCTGAAGGTTTCGGACCACCACAACCAATGCTACAACCTGATTTCCATCCGCAAATGGCTGGTGACATGATGCAACCAAATCAGGATTGCGGTTGCAGGCAAAACGCTCCATTTATGCAACCACAGCCGATGCCGCAATTTGGGAATGAATATCAGTCACAACCGATGCCGGAATATTATCAACATTTGAAACCACAATACGGAACCGAATTTAAGCATGAGCCTGAATTTAAAACCCACCAAATGCCGTCAAGTAATATGTACCCACCGTATTTTGGTAATGCTGGTTCAATGAAAAATCATCCGTACCCTGACCCACCTGCTTACCCGGATTTTTCATCATCCCATAGAGATAAAGAGGACGAAGATAAAGATGAATAG
- the pheA gene encoding prephenate dehydratase yields the protein MTTIGYLGPKGTFTKLAVDTAFNGENKQGFDTIPECIDAVEQNHIDIGVVPLENAIEGTVQLTVDYLVHQVRLPIEAEIVVPIQQHLLVHPDFSGELSEIKEVHSHSHAIAQCHQYIHQHLSSANIGFAASTGKAAEMVSEGNTSIAAIGNKLAAREYGLRIIQENVHDYPNNHTRFVVLTKDKDNLTINHPVQSEKTTLLITLPSDRAGALHQVLSAFAWRKMNLSKIESRPMKTGLGNYFFIVDVEQPFDDVLFPGVKAELEALGCQVNILGTYPVFQMNI from the coding sequence GTGACAACTATAGGATATTTAGGACCAAAAGGAACTTTTACAAAATTAGCAGTAGATACTGCTTTTAATGGGGAGAATAAACAAGGCTTTGATACGATTCCTGAATGTATTGATGCTGTAGAGCAAAATCACATAGATATCGGTGTTGTGCCATTGGAAAATGCGATAGAAGGAACCGTACAGCTAACAGTGGATTACTTGGTTCACCAGGTTCGCCTACCAATTGAGGCTGAAATCGTCGTTCCGATTCAGCAGCATTTACTCGTACACCCCGATTTTTCCGGGGAACTTTCTGAAATTAAGGAAGTCCATTCCCACAGTCATGCAATCGCGCAATGCCATCAATATATACATCAGCATCTATCAAGTGCGAACATAGGTTTCGCTGCCTCCACAGGGAAGGCTGCTGAAATGGTTAGTGAAGGGAATACTTCTATAGCAGCTATTGGGAATAAATTGGCTGCTCGTGAATATGGATTGAGAATAATACAGGAAAATGTGCATGATTATCCAAATAATCATACACGGTTTGTGGTGTTGACAAAAGATAAGGATAATTTAACCATCAATCATCCAGTTCAATCGGAAAAAACCACGCTTCTTATAACATTGCCAAGTGATCGTGCAGGTGCTCTTCATCAGGTGCTTTCAGCTTTCGCTTGGAGGAAAATGAATTTATCAAAAATTGAATCCAGACCAATGAAAACTGGACTTGGCAATTACTTTTTTATTGTTGATGTCGAACAACCATTTGATGATGTGCTTTTTCCTGGAGTGAAAGCTGAATTGGAAGCACTCGGATGTCAAGTGAATATATTGGGAACATATCCTGTTTTCCAGATGAATATTTAA
- the obgE gene encoding GTPase ObgE, translating to MFVDQVSVYVKAGDGGNGLVAYRREKYVPKGGPAGGDAGNGADIIFEVDEGLNTLMDFRYNRHFKGKRGENGRSQNQHGKNASAFIIPVPPGTTVTDVETEEVIADLTTHGQQAVIAKGGRGGRGNSRFVSPRNPAPDLAENGEPGQERNIKVELKLIADVGLVGFPSVGKSTFISVVSAAKPKIADYHFTTLTPNLGVVDTSDQRSFVIADLPGLIEGAHEGTGLGHQFLRHIERTRVIVHVVDMAGMEARDPYDDFMKINQELKAYDKDLMRRPQIIAANKMDMPGAEDNLAMFKEQVGEDLPIYKISALTKEGLREILFAIADALDNIPKVPVEVETEEKVVYRYQKEDAPFIISRDPDGAYVLSGDKIEKLFKMTDFNRDEAVQRFSRQIRAMGVDEELRKHGAKDGDTIRLLNFEFEFIE from the coding sequence ATGTTTGTAGATCAGGTAAGTGTATATGTGAAAGCCGGGGATGGTGGAAATGGTCTTGTAGCATACCGCCGTGAAAAATATGTGCCAAAAGGCGGCCCTGCCGGGGGTGATGCTGGAAATGGAGCAGACATCATTTTTGAGGTGGATGAAGGACTAAATACATTAATGGATTTTCGTTATAATCGTCATTTTAAAGGGAAGCGTGGAGAAAATGGGCGGAGTCAGAATCAGCATGGGAAAAATGCCTCAGCCTTCATAATTCCAGTGCCTCCTGGTACGACTGTAACGGACGTGGAAACAGAAGAAGTTATAGCAGATTTAACCACTCATGGACAGCAGGCTGTAATTGCGAAGGGGGGTAGAGGAGGACGTGGGAATTCACGTTTCGTGAGTCCAAGAAATCCCGCTCCGGATTTGGCTGAAAATGGTGAACCGGGACAAGAACGAAATATTAAAGTGGAATTGAAATTAATAGCTGATGTAGGCCTTGTTGGATTTCCGAGTGTAGGTAAGTCCACTTTCATTTCTGTCGTTAGTGCAGCAAAGCCTAAAATCGCAGACTACCATTTTACAACATTGACACCAAATCTTGGTGTTGTTGATACAAGCGATCAACGTAGTTTTGTAATCGCTGATTTGCCTGGTTTAATCGAAGGAGCACATGAGGGGACTGGATTAGGCCATCAATTTCTTCGTCATATTGAGCGGACAAGAGTTATTGTTCATGTGGTCGATATGGCGGGCATGGAAGCTAGAGATCCATATGATGATTTCATGAAAATTAACCAGGAACTCAAAGCATATGACAAGGATCTAATGAGGAGACCGCAAATCATTGCAGCAAATAAGATGGATATGCCTGGTGCAGAAGATAATTTAGCAATGTTTAAAGAACAAGTTGGGGAAGATTTACCTATATACAAGATATCAGCCCTGACGAAAGAAGGACTAAGAGAAATTTTATTTGCTATCGCAGATGCGTTAGACAATATCCCGAAAGTACCAGTAGAAGTGGAGACGGAGGAGAAAGTTGTCTATCGTTATCAGAAAGAGGATGCGCCATTTATAATATCCAGGGATCCGGATGGTGCGTATGTCTTATCAGGGGACAAAATTGAAAAGCTATTTAAAATGACTGATTTTAACAGAGATGAGGCGGTACAGAGGTTTTCCAGACAGATTCGCGCGATGGGTGTTGATGAAGAACTGCGAAAACATGGGGCAAAAGATGGGGACACCATTCGTTTACTTAATTTTGAATTTGAATTTATTGAATAA
- a CDS encoding Spo0B domain-containing protein, producing the protein MKPDEVVQVLQHYRHDLMNHLQIVQGYLSMKKPDKAEAKLKETLDYYNEERKLMGLNAPMFMLWLIQFNSRFKNWRINYQIHTEYKDLRTIDNQLTEQCKHILSTFRHALNDTELFEVNLELNARTNPSQIQVRLFIDSGDRLEINGDKLNLSNVVDMDETTSGISCVFSIPWN; encoded by the coding sequence ATGAAGCCGGATGAAGTTGTACAAGTCTTACAGCATTACAGGCATGATTTAATGAACCATTTGCAAATTGTCCAAGGTTACTTAAGTATGAAAAAACCAGATAAAGCAGAAGCTAAATTAAAGGAAACGCTTGATTATTATAATGAAGAACGCAAACTAATGGGCTTAAATGCTCCTATGTTTATGTTATGGCTTATTCAATTTAACAGTAGATTTAAAAATTGGCGTATAAATTACCAAATACATACCGAATATAAAGATTTACGAACGATTGATAACCAGCTGACAGAACAATGTAAGCATATCTTAAGTACTTTTAGGCACGCTCTGAATGATACTGAACTATTTGAGGTGAATTTAGAATTAAATGCACGAACAAATCCCTCCCAAATACAGGTTCGTCTTTTTATTGACTCGGGAGATCGTCTAGAAATAAATGGGGATAAATTAAATCTAAGTAATGTAGTAGATATGGATGAAACAACAAGTGGTATAAGCTGTGTATTTTCGATTCCATGGAATTGA
- the rpmA gene encoding 50S ribosomal protein L27, with protein MLRLDLQFFSQKKGAGSTKNGRDSESKRLGAKRADGQFVTGGSILFRQRGTKIYPGENVGRGGDDTLFSKVDGVVQYERFGRDRKKVSVYPQAQEA; from the coding sequence ATGCTACGTCTAGATTTACAATTTTTCTCACAGAAAAAGGGTGCAGGTAGTACGAAAAACGGACGTGACTCCGAATCCAAACGCCTTGGTGCTAAACGTGCTGACGGTCAATTTGTAACCGGTGGTTCTATTCTATTCCGTCAACGCGGAACAAAGATTTATCCAGGTGAAAATGTAGGACGCGGTGGAGATGATACACTTTTTTCCAAAGTTGATGGTGTTGTTCAATACGAACGCTTTGGCCGTGATCGTAAAAAAGTGAGTGTCTATCCCCAAGCGCAGGAAGCATAA
- a CDS encoding ribosomal-processing cysteine protease Prp, translating to MINVTIYRSNNQITAFELTGHAGSGPYGYDLVCAGVSAVSIGAVNAVMELCQTELKIEQGNDGGYLHVTLPDSLDGVLMEKAQLLFEGMLISLKSIEIEYNQFITIQN from the coding sequence ATGATTAATGTAACCATATATCGATCAAACAATCAGATTACAGCTTTTGAACTGACAGGACATGCAGGCAGTGGACCGTATGGCTACGACTTAGTATGTGCAGGTGTATCAGCTGTTTCCATTGGAGCTGTAAATGCAGTGATGGAATTATGTCAGACAGAACTGAAAATTGAGCAGGGAAATGATGGTGGATATCTTCATGTCACCTTGCCTGATTCGCTCGATGGTGTGCTAATGGAAAAAGCACAGCTCTTATTTGAAGGTATGCTTATTTCATTAAAGTCGATTGAAATCGAATATAATCAATTTATTACAATACAGAATTAA
- the rplU gene encoding 50S ribosomal protein L21: MYAIIETGGKQMKVVEGQEIYVEKVEADANDSVTFENVLFVGGDDVKVGAPYVDGATVTANVQKHGRQKKITVFKYKPKKNYHRKQGHRQPYTKLVIDKINA; this comes from the coding sequence ATGTACGCAATTATTGAAACAGGCGGTAAACAAATGAAAGTTGTTGAAGGCCAGGAGATTTACGTGGAAAAAGTGGAGGCAGACGCGAACGATTCTGTTACATTTGAAAATGTTCTTTTTGTAGGCGGAGACGATGTTAAAGTTGGAGCACCATATGTTGATGGTGCAACTGTAACTGCTAATGTTCAAAAACATGGTCGTCAGAAAAAGATTACTGTTTTCAAATACAAACCAAAGAAAAACTATCATCGTAAACAAGGTCACCGTCAGCCATATACAAAATTGGTCATTGACAAAATTAATGCATAA
- a CDS encoding M50 family metallopeptidase: protein MRLNYLPKIHVHPVLMVFLIIAFVTGTFMELAIILAIVLFHELGHYIVASIFKWRIQGIMLWVFGGVMDTEEHGNRPIREEALVTIAGPFQHVIIYLILFFLASADLVPASVLELIFYYNTVILIFNLLPIWPLDGGKLLFLGLSAFSPYKKAYQSVIIFSMVISLFVLVLQLIFFPFTLSAFFIMIFLFMENRSEWNKRYYVFMRFLLKRYEGNTAVNAVRPIVVPHEATLMDVFGHFRREKKHPIYITYPDNGRRAVDENDCLLLFFHEKQYNKTIGEAVSYIP from the coding sequence ATGCGCCTTAATTACTTACCTAAAATCCACGTCCATCCCGTATTAATGGTGTTCCTCATTATTGCTTTTGTCACAGGTACATTTATGGAATTGGCTATTATTTTAGCGATTGTTTTATTCCATGAACTAGGTCACTATATCGTCGCTAGTATTTTTAAGTGGCGTATTCAAGGTATTATGCTCTGGGTGTTTGGTGGTGTCATGGATACAGAAGAACATGGAAACAGACCAATCCGAGAAGAGGCACTTGTTACAATTGCGGGTCCATTTCAGCATGTAATTATTTATCTGATCTTATTTTTCTTGGCATCGGCTGATTTAGTTCCAGCTTCTGTTTTGGAGTTAATCTTTTATTATAATACGGTAATTCTTATATTTAACTTACTTCCAATTTGGCCGCTCGATGGTGGGAAGCTTTTATTTTTAGGTTTATCTGCCTTCTCACCATATAAGAAGGCGTATCAGTCCGTTATTATATTTTCCATGGTTATCAGTTTGTTTGTTTTGGTGCTTCAGTTGATTTTTTTTCCATTTACATTAAGTGCTTTTTTTATTATGATTTTTCTATTTATGGAAAATAGATCAGAATGGAATAAACGGTATTATGTATTTATGCGCTTCTTATTAAAGCGTTATGAAGGAAACACGGCTGTTAATGCTGTAAGACCCATCGTTGTGCCGCATGAAGCCACTTTGATGGATGTGTTTGGCCATTTTAGACGTGAGAAGAAGCACCCCATTTATATTACATACCCGGACAACGGGCGAAGGGCAGTAGATGAAAATGATTGCTTGCTCCTGTTTTTTCATGAAAAGCAGTATAATAAAACAATTGGTGAGGCAGTAAGTTATATCCCATAG
- a CDS encoding M23 family metallopeptidase has protein sequence MNKGVKKVRQSIEQRKKTRGLTGKEGSKKQLLPPFPQEEEKHGYFPSFSDTAFESNTDSKFPSGFMLKGVLSAMLFFGVALLGQTDAAFLQKPKEWTSNALTEEFPFASVNVWYQETFGSPLALTPQDNQVADSSNQMGLPVSGDVTETFQVNGTGIMIAPQETADVSALRDGVVIFAGNDRETNNTVVVQHADGSNSTYGHLSAVDVHLYQFVTSNQRIGQFTPTTESETVYFAIEQENDYIDPVQVIQVDDAP, from the coding sequence ATGAATAAAGGGGTTAAGAAAGTTCGCCAATCGATTGAACAACGTAAGAAAACACGTGGATTGACTGGTAAAGAAGGCTCAAAAAAACAATTATTACCACCATTTCCACAAGAGGAAGAAAAGCATGGTTACTTTCCAAGCTTTTCAGATACAGCATTTGAAAGTAATACGGATAGTAAATTTCCTTCGGGATTCATGCTGAAAGGCGTTTTATCAGCCATGCTTTTTTTTGGTGTAGCCTTATTGGGGCAAACGGATGCAGCATTCCTTCAAAAACCTAAAGAATGGACAAGCAATGCATTAACAGAAGAATTTCCTTTTGCTAGCGTAAATGTATGGTATCAGGAAACTTTTGGAAGTCCATTAGCTCTTACACCTCAGGACAACCAGGTTGCTGACAGCTCAAATCAAATGGGACTGCCAGTAAGCGGGGATGTGACAGAAACGTTTCAGGTTAATGGTACTGGGATTATGATTGCTCCACAGGAAACTGCAGATGTATCAGCATTACGTGATGGTGTTGTTATTTTTGCTGGAAATGATCGAGAAACAAATAATACGGTAGTAGTGCAGCATGCGGATGGCAGTAATTCAACCTATGGCCATTTAAGTGCGGTTGATGTGCATTTATATCAATTTGTGACTAGTAATCAGAGGATCGGTCAATTTACACCAACAACTGAAAGTGAAACCGTTTATTTTGCGATTGAACAAGAAAATGATTACATTGATCCGGTTCAGGTGATACAGGTTGACGATGCGCCTTAA
- the minD gene encoding septum site-determining protein MinD, protein MGEAIVITSGKGGVGKTTTTANIGTALALKEKKVCLIDTDIGLRNLDVVMGLENRIIFDIVDVIEERCNVKQALIKDKRFDYLSLLPAAQTSDKSSVTTEGMKKIITELKQEYDYIIIDCPAGIEQGFQNAIVAADKAIVVTTPEKSSVRDADRIIGLLEKEDMDPPNLAINRIRSHMMKNGDMLEVDEIVQVLSIDLIGIIIDDDEVIKASNNGQPVALNASSKASIAYRNIARRILGETVPLQSLEDEKSLFQKVKKFIGMRT, encoded by the coding sequence ATGGGTGAGGCAATAGTCATTACTTCCGGAAAAGGTGGTGTTGGTAAAACAACAACAACAGCCAATATTGGTACAGCTCTGGCATTAAAGGAGAAGAAAGTATGTTTAATAGATACAGATATCGGCTTGCGGAATCTTGATGTAGTCATGGGACTTGAAAATCGTATCATTTTTGATATTGTGGACGTCATCGAGGAGCGATGTAACGTAAAACAGGCACTTATTAAGGATAAACGATTCGATTATTTATCACTATTACCTGCCGCGCAAACAAGTGACAAATCTTCTGTGACAACAGAAGGCATGAAAAAAATCATTACCGAATTGAAACAGGAATATGATTATATTATTATTGATTGTCCGGCAGGTATTGAGCAAGGGTTTCAAAACGCGATTGTTGCGGCTGATAAGGCCATCGTTGTAACAACACCCGAGAAGTCCAGTGTCAGGGATGCGGATCGAATTATTGGTTTGCTGGAAAAAGAGGATATGGATCCGCCGAATTTAGCTATCAATCGTATTCGCAGTCACATGATGAAAAATGGTGATATGCTCGAAGTTGATGAAATTGTTCAAGTGCTGTCCATTGACCTTATTGGAATCATTATTGACGATGATGAAGTAATTAAAGCATCCAATAATGGACAACCGGTCGCATTAAATGCAAGTTCTAAGGCTTCTATTGCTTATCGTAATATCGCCAGAAGAATATTGGGTGAAACCGTTCCATTACAATCATTGGAAGATGAAAAAAGTTTATTTCAGAAAGTGAAGAAGTTTATTGGGATGCGGACATAG
- the minC gene encoding septum site-determining protein MinC, which produces MRDKKQLITIKGTRDGLTIFIDESCSFTDAITELTDKIVASRPKENEPIVSVTVQSGNRYLYEEHKDQLRNVISEENRFTIHSFESDVILKEDALLWKEDSEIKAIKQIVRSGQVLEVNGDLLLIGDVNPGGKVVSTGNIYVMGRLFGIAHAGSNGDRNAFIAASFMKPSQLRVADYISRAPDYESDGVYMECGLIDGKQDKIIIDRLQVLSHKRKEISGFERRIING; this is translated from the coding sequence TTGCGAGACAAGAAACAATTAATAACAATTAAAGGTACAAGAGATGGGCTCACAATATTTATCGACGAGTCTTGTTCTTTTACAGATGCTATCACTGAACTTACGGATAAAATTGTGGCAAGTCGCCCAAAAGAAAATGAACCAATTGTATCTGTGACAGTGCAATCAGGTAATCGCTATTTATATGAAGAGCATAAAGACCAATTGAGAAACGTAATAAGTGAAGAAAATCGATTTACCATTCATTCTTTTGAATCAGATGTTATTCTAAAAGAAGATGCTCTATTATGGAAAGAAGACAGTGAAATAAAAGCTATTAAACAGATTGTTAGATCCGGACAGGTTTTAGAAGTTAATGGAGACCTACTATTAATAGGTGATGTAAATCCTGGAGGAAAGGTTGTTTCAACAGGTAATATTTATGTTATGGGGAGATTGTTTGGGATTGCGCATGCAGGTTCAAATGGGGATAGAAATGCATTCATAGCTGCTTCTTTTATGAAACCAAGTCAACTGCGGGTAGCTGATTATATCAGTCGTGCTCCGGATTATGAGTCTGATGGTGTGTATATGGAATGTGGTCTTATTGACGGAAAACAGGATAAAATTATCATTGATAGACTACAAGTTCTTTCACATAAAAGAAAAGAGATTAGTGGATTCGAAAGGAGGATTATTAATGGGTGA